One Mycolicibacterium rufum genomic window, CGCTGGACCCCGACGCCGACCGGTGCGCCGTGGGTGTGCCGACCGCGCAGGGCTGGCGGATGCTCTCCGGTGACGAAACCGGTTGGCTGCTGGGCGATTACCTCTTGTCCACGGGCGAGGCGGCGACATCGGTGGTGGCGAGCACGGTGGTCTCGTCCCGGATGCTCGCGAGCATCGCCGCGGCCCACGGCGCCCGACATGTGGAGACGCTCACCGGGTTCAAGTGGCTGGCACGCGCCGACCAGGGCCTCGACGCGACGCTGGTGTACGCCTACGAGGAGGCGATCGGGCACTGCGTGGATCCGGAGGCGGTGCGCGACAAGGACGGCATCAGCGCCGCGGTGCTGGCCTGCGACCTGGTGGCCGCGCTGCGCGCCGACGGGCGCTCGGTGCCCGACGCCCTCGACGGCCTGGCCCGCCGCCACGGCGTGCACACCACCACCGCCGTCACCCGACGCCTCGAATCCCCCTCGGCCGCAGCAGAAGTCATGACACGGCTGCGCGCCGAGCCACCCGCCCGGCTGGCCGGCTTCTCGGTCGACGTCACCGATCTTCAGCCGCGCACCGACGCGCTGGTGTTCTCCGGCGGCGACGACACCGCGTCGGTGCGGGTGGTGGTGCGCCCGTCGGGCACCGAGCCGAAACTCAAGTGTTACCTCGAGGTCCGGTGCGCGGACGAGCTCACGGAGGCACGGGAGCGGGCCGCACTCGTGCAGAGCACGCTCGTCGACGACGTGCGGGCACTGCTCTAGCGGGGGCCGAACTGGCGGTCGCCCGCATCACCGAGACCCGGGACGATGTAGGCGATGTCGTTGAGCCCGGAGTCGATGCTCGCGGTGATCAGCTTCAGCTCGGGTGCCGCTTTCTCCAGTGCGGCAATGCCTTCCGGGGCGCAGACGACGCAGATGGCGGTGACGTCGACGGCGTCGCGGGCGAACAGCAGCTCCAGCGTGTGCACCATCGACCCCCCGGTGGCGAGCATCGGGTCGAGCACGATCACCGGCCGTGTGCTCAGGTCGTCGGGCAGCGATTCCAGATACGGGGTGGGCTGATGGGTCTCCTCGTTGCGGGCCACGCCGACGAACCCGACCTGCGCCTCGGGGATCAGGGCGTGCGCCTGGTCCACCATCCCCAGCCCGGCGCGCAGCACCGGGACCAGCAACGGCGGATTGGCCAGCCGCGTGCCCGCCGTCTCCGCCAGCGGGGTGCGCACCGGCACCGTCTCGACGCGCGAATCCCGGGTGGCCTCGTAGACGAGCATCAACGTCAGGTCGCGCAGCGCTGCGCGGAACCCGGCGTTGTCCGTCCGCTCGTCACGCAGGGTGGTCAGCCGCGCCGCGGCCAGCGGGTGGTCGACAACGCGCACATCCATGGATGCCGACCTTAGTGGGAACCGAGCGCGGTTTCGCGGCGTCTAACCCTCTATGTTCGCCCGTCTGTCCGTCGACACCGACGCTGTGCGCGGCTATGGCCGCACCTCGAGCAGCCACGCCGCCACCCTGCACGACGCCGCCTCCCGGCTGACCGACGCGGCGGGAGGCGCGGACGCGTTCGGACCGGTCGGCACGCGGTTTCTGGCCGCCCTCGGCCGGGCGGCCGGCGACGACGCCGCGACCGTCACCACCCTGGGCGGCACACTCGCCGCGGCCCGCGACGCCGCGCTGTGGTCGGCGCACACCTATGACGGCGCCGACGCGCGGGCGGCCTCCCGGATCGCCCTCTGATGCCCAGCGCGCTGGTCAGCACACTCGCCGCGCCGATCCGCCGCGTGCAGGCGCTGGTGGGGCCCGGCTGGGCCCCCGATCCCGCCGGCGATCCGGCCGCGGTGCTGACCGGCGTCCGCGACACCCTGACCGACGTCGCCGATGCGGCCGGACAGGCCTGGCGTGAGGCCGAGGCAGGCTGGTCGGGCACCGGTGCGGACGCCGCCGCCGAATTCGCGGCGACGACGTCCGCGGCGATCGACGCGGCCGCCGAGCGGGCCGGGGCGCTGGGCTCGGTGGCCCGCGAGGCCGCCGGGGCGGTCGCCGCGGCGCACCGCCGTCTGCAGGACATCGTCGACGAGTTCGAGGCCCGGGCGTCGGCGCTCGAGCCGCGCCTCGATCAGCCCGGCGTGGCCAAGGAGCTGCTGACCGCGGCGCGGGACGCACTCGGCCGGGCGATCGCCGTCGTCGAGGAGTTGCTCGCCGAGCTGGATCGGCATGCCGCTGCCGTGGCCGGGCGGCCCGCACCGGCCGCGGTGGCCCCGGCGGGGTGGTCAGGCGGTGGCGGGGGCCCTGCGAGCTCAGGCGGCGGCGGGGGCATTCCCGGTGGCGGCGGCGGGTTCGGCTCTGCGCCCGGCGGTGGGCTCGGCGCCGATCCGGTGGCGTTCACGTCAGCGGAGACGCCGATGGACACCCCCGAGGCCGCCGAGTTCGGCGAGGGGGTGGCGGTCCGCCTGCCCGATGGCACCGTGGTGATGGCGCCCAACGCGATGGCCGCCAGCGCGGTGCGGCACGCCCTGACCCAGCTCGGCGTGCCCTATCAGTGGGGCGGCACCACCCCGGGTCAGGGGCTGGACTGCAGCGGCCTGACGCAGTGGGCCTACCGCGAGGCGGGGCTGAACCTGCCGCGACTTGCCCAGGAGCAGGACATCGGCGCCGCGATCGCGCCCGGGTCGCTGCTGCCCGGCGACCTCGCGGTGTGGGACGGCCACGTGGCGATGATCGTCGGTGACGGCACGATGATCGAGGCCGGTGACCCCGTCAAACTCTCGCCGATCCGGACGTCGAACGCCGGTCAGGGGTTCCAGGGGTTCTGGCGTCCGACGGCGTAGATGGCGCTAGCGGAATCCGCCCGAGTACTGGCGGGCCAGATCGTCGACCCAGGCTTCCGCGGCGATCGGGTCGTACGGCGGCGTGGCCACCACGACCAGCTCGTCGACGCCGATGTCGGCCAGCTTGGCCAGGCTCGCCGGTGTCGGCTCCCGCAACGAGACCGACAGCCGCAGATCACGCAGATCGCGGCCGAGTTCACGACACAGGCCGCGCAACACCGACATGCGCTCGGCGACCTCCTCCTCGTCGGCGAGGTTGAAGCCGTACCAACCGTCGCCCCACTCGGCGACGCGGCGCAGAGCTTGGTCGGAGTTGCCGCCACAGATCACCGGGATCCAACGCCGCCGCGGCTTGGGGTTGACGCGCACGCGGTCGAACGAGACGAACTCCCCGGCGAAGGTGGCCACGTCATCGCGCCACAGGGTGCGCATGGCCGACACGTACTCCTCGGTGCGTCGCCCGCGCCGGGCGAACGGCACTCCCAGAGCGTCGAACTCCTCCCGGGACCAGCCGACGCCGATGCCCAGCGAGAACCGGTGACCGCCGCTGAGGGTGTCCAGTGAGGCAGCCCGCTTGGCGGTGACGACCGGGTTGTGCTCGGGCAGCAGCAGCACGCCGGTGGCCAGCCCGATCCGGTTGGTGGCCGCCGCCGCGAAGCTCAGCGCGATCAGCGGATCGAGCCAGTCGGCGTCCGCCGGGACCGCCATCTCGCCGTCCGCGTCGTACGGGTACCGCGAGGACGGCTCGTCAACCATGACGACGTGCTCACCGATCCACAGGGTGGCGAAGCCGGATCGTTCGGCCGCGGCGGCGACCGCGTCGATCACGGGCCGGGACGCTCCCGCGCCGATCCCCAGACCGTGCAACCCGAGACTGACCACGTCGCCATCGTGGCAGTGCCGCCCATTCCCCCGAGCGACGATCGCATTGCGATCCGCTAACGACCCCGGGCCGCCGACGGTCACACCGCGGCGTCATTGCATGGCGGCGCCCCACTGCACGTGGCCCTCGAAGCCGTACTCGGCCGCCGCCGAGCGGTAGCGGTCGCGAAAGTGGCGGTAGGTCGCGTCATCGCCGTGCGCCCCCGCCAGCAGGGCGCGCAGCCGCAACAGCCAGATGTCGCGCATCACCAGCCCGTCACCTCCGGGTGCAGCCGCCAATCGATCGATGGCAGCCTTGCCTCGATCGATGTCACCGGCCGCCGCGTGGTCGAGCAATGTTGCGACCACCAC contains:
- the upp gene encoding uracil phosphoribosyltransferase; protein product: MDVRVVDHPLAAARLTTLRDERTDNAGFRAALRDLTLMLVYEATRDSRVETVPVRTPLAETAGTRLANPPLLVPVLRAGLGMVDQAHALIPEAQVGFVGVARNEETHQPTPYLESLPDDLSTRPVIVLDPMLATGGSMVHTLELLFARDAVDVTAICVVCAPEGIAALEKAAPELKLITASIDSGLNDIAYIVPGLGDAGDRQFGPR
- a CDS encoding type VII secretion target is translated as MFARLSVDTDAVRGYGRTSSSHAATLHDAASRLTDAAGGADAFGPVGTRFLAALGRAAGDDAATVTTLGGTLAAARDAALWSAHTYDGADARAASRIAL
- a CDS encoding C40 family peptidase, encoding MPSALVSTLAAPIRRVQALVGPGWAPDPAGDPAAVLTGVRDTLTDVADAAGQAWREAEAGWSGTGADAAAEFAATTSAAIDAAAERAGALGSVAREAAGAVAAAHRRLQDIVDEFEARASALEPRLDQPGVAKELLTAARDALGRAIAVVEELLAELDRHAAAVAGRPAPAAVAPAGWSGGGGGPASSGGGGGIPGGGGGFGSAPGGGLGADPVAFTSAETPMDTPEAAEFGEGVAVRLPDGTVVMAPNAMAASAVRHALTQLGVPYQWGGTTPGQGLDCSGLTQWAYREAGLNLPRLAQEQDIGAAIAPGSLLPGDLAVWDGHVAMIVGDGTMIEAGDPVKLSPIRTSNAGQGFQGFWRPTA
- a CDS encoding LLM class F420-dependent oxidoreductase, coding for MVSLGLHGLGIGAGASRPVIDAVAAAAERSGFATLWIGEHVVMVDEPSSRYPYDADGEMAVPADADWLDPLIALSFAAAATNRIGLATGVLLLPEHNPVVTAKRAASLDTLSGGHRFSLGIGVGWSREEFDALGVPFARRGRRTEEYVSAMRTLWRDDVATFAGEFVSFDRVRVNPKPRRRWIPVICGGNSDQALRRVAEWGDGWYGFNLADEEEVAERMSVLRGLCRELGRDLRDLRLSVSLREPTPASLAKLADIGVDELVVVATPPYDPIAAEAWVDDLARQYSGGFR